AGAGGTGTTATAGTGCCAGGGAAAAGGGGTGCAAGACTAGTGTTTGCCTCTTATTTCTTGTCTTGTTTATAAAttctctacattaaaaatataaattccaaatgAAAACAATGGAATAAACACAAACTCCCACTTTATAACCAACTAAAATGACAGTAACtgaattttctaaagttttaaacccaccaaaatgggagaaatggaTGACAGCACCAGCGTTTGAAAGGTGGAAAGTGGAGGGACGGTGGGCAGACTACTTGGCTGACCCAAGAAAACTGAATCCTAGGCCAGCTGAGACCTATGTTGATTTACAGAATCCCAAGAATGCTCAGGAACTGGGAGAAGACCAAGGACATCAGAAGAGAAGGGGGTGAAAATAAGGAAAGTTGTTGAAACTCAGTTTAAGAAACAGTTAGATATCCATTTTTGTTCATCAAAGTCGAGTGACTCTCCTGCAGCAGGGTTTTCTCCGGATAGGATATCTGGACCAAGAAACACTAGACACAGTAGAGGGCGGTCGAAATATGCTGAAATCAGGAACAGTCAACAGATGCTgaggcccccaccccagccctctcTCCACCCTTGCTGCTGGAATGCTGGAGACAGGGAGAATCTTTTCTGCGCGAGCTGACCTGCCTGCCAAAAAAACGACAAAGAAACTGCCACAGGAGGTTCCCCAAGTGAAAACAGTCAGCCACCTGCCCTATAGGAAACAGCCCCCTCCCACACAATTACCCTCAGAGATCCCTGTTTTAACATGTGCAGGCAATCCAGGATTACCTAACGTGCAAGGAAAGCCtataagatggaaaaaaaattttttttgaggcagggtctggctctgtcacccaggctggagtgaagtggtgtgatcacaactcactgcagcttcgactcctgagctcaagtgatgctcccacacagcctcccaagtagctgggatcacaggtatgcacaaccatgcctggctaagttttttttatgttttgtagaagtaaagtctccctatgtttcccaggctggtgtcaaactcctgggctcaagcgatcggccccccaaagtgctggaattacaggggtgagccaccgcgcccagttcaaaacaattttttaaagaaaacttgcaGAAAATAAAGATTATGTATGAAAAAGGAAACTTAGAAGATATCAATGAAACAAGAACATAGTGCTGTTAGCGTGCATgtgcacatgcgcacacacacacaaagaatcaAATACCCTCAGGAAGATAAAGCTATGAGAATATCCCAGagaagagaaattttttaaatggaaaatagaataaaaagaaaattaaaggacaAGTCCAAGAGGTATATAGTCAAAAAAAATGGCAGTTCCAATAagagagaacaaagaagaaaagtcatAAAATGTCCCAATCTAAGTgtgaatacaaaaatatattatttttatagtaagtGAGAAAAACAGGGTGCAAAAGGTGTATATGATGCCACTTCACATGTAGGGACAAGGGAAAATAAGACCATATATTCACAGTTGCTTGTATTTACATAAACTAATaggataccaaaaaaaaaaaaaaacaacacctaAGAAAAATAGTTACTTGTGAGGGAAGGTGGAGATTCCACTGAATTTTTTACatacacagttgacccttgaacagcagGTTCTGAACTGCACAGATCCACTTATCCACGgattctctcctgcctctgccacccctgagatgACAAGACCgacccctcctcttcttcctcctcggCCTGCTCAACGTGAAGACAGTGACGCTGAAGACCTTTGTGATGTTCCACCTCCACTTAAtgaataggaaatatattttttcctccttccttgtgattttcttaacaacctttttttttttttttttttttttttaagacggagtctcacactgtcgcccaggcttaagtgcagtggcgcgatttcggctcactgcaagctccgcctcccgggttcacgccattctcctgcctcagcctcctgggtagctgggactacaggcgcccaccaccacgcccggctaatttttttgtatttttagtagagacggggtttcaccgtgttagccaggatggtctcaatctcctgacctcgtgatccgcccatctcggcctcccaaagtgctgggattacaggcgtgagccaccgcgcccggcctataaacAACCTTTAAAAGACAGTAAGGGACACAGCAGGGCAGTAAGTGCCTCACTCACAAGAGGAGCAGCAATGCCAGAGGCCCATAGAGCACGGATTCCCAGCGCTGCCGTTTTACATAATCAgccttcttgatttttaaaattatctgcatTCGTaactttcctaaaaataaaaatctaaaaaattaaatccttTCACTTACAAAAACAACTCTCTCAGGCCTTACTCCTCCTGACTGGGCATCATGTCTTTGCCAACGGAGACCCAGAGTCCAGAGAAACCCGAAAAAGCAACCCCAGCTTTCCCAGGATGAGCTGGTCGGGAGGAAGGGAGGTCCCAATCCCAGCGCTTCGGGGCCAGAGCAAAGCGAAGAGGCTCCCCATGGCCATAAGCGGGCGGCCCACGCAGCGCATTGCAGGCAGGTGCGAGCCACATGCGCCAAGTGCCCGGAGCGGCCCTTTGGTAGTTAGTGTTAATTAAAATTACCCGCACGGGAGTGGATCCCCGCTGACAATCTAGAAACAAGCAACAGACCCTCTGATGTAGCCATCTGTGCCGCGCCTCTCCGCACCGCCCGCCACGCCTTGGTCCCTGGAGACCACcctccagggcaggggctgccGCTCGGCCGGGCCCGCGGGGTCCCTCGGCCTGACATGGCCGGTGCTGGAGCGGCACGTGCGCGCCTCGGCCCCTCGGCCGCTCCCGCCCCTCGCCGGTGCGCACCGGCGCTCGGggagccgctggcccgggtgtcCAGCCGGCCCTTGCCCTGCCTGGCGCTCGGACCGCCACCTTTGCCGCCCCCTCGCCAGCCTCCGCAGCTTCCAGACTGGCCGGTCTGCGCgcccacccctgcctcccggaCCGGCCACCGCCGGAGGCCGCGGAGGAGGGCCCGGCCGCGCAGATCCCGCTTATCGGGCCCATCTCCCGTTACATAAGGCCACCCCCCTATCTCCGCGGGCCATCGCCGCCGCAACCGCCGCGCCAGCGCCTTCTCCCACGCGCGGGGGCGCCCCTGCCCACCGCTCCCGGCAGGGCTTTTGGTGGCCATGGGGGATAAGGGGCGTTGACTCACCCGGGCGGGGCTCCGGGAGTTGCACAGACCAAGGTAGTTCCCCGCTCCTTCCCCCATCACGGAGACCCTGTGGGAGATGCCGTGGGCCCTCTACTACAGATTAGGAAACAGGCCCGTAGAGGGGTCACACGGCCAAGTAGCGGCACTCCAGGCACTGGGGGCCCTCGAGGGGAAGGGGCAGACTTCTGGGAGTCAGAGCCAGCAGCTGGGCTGGGAAGCTTCGAGTGTGGACAGAGAGGGTGGGAATGACGTTCCCTGTGGGAAGAGAGGGTGGGCAAGCCTGGGATGCCTCTGAGCGGGAATCCAGCATGCCTTGTGAGGAGGGTCACAAGCACACCCTTGTGAGGAGGTTGAGCCCCATCGAGGACAGGACGGAGGGAGCCTGAGCAGGCAGAGAGGGGGCCTGGGGAGGCGCTGGTTCGGGGAGGAAGTGGGTAGGGGAGAAATCTTGACATCAACACCCAACAGGCAAATGCCGTGGCCTCTGCTGTGGGGGTTTCTGGAGGACTTCTAGGAAAACGAGGGAAGAGCAGGAAAAGGCGACATGGCTGCAGGGGCCAAGCCCAGGAGCCGCCCTCCACAGCACTCATTCTGCAGAAGGGAAATTTGAGGCCCCCAGACGGCAGGGGTTGATCCTGCAGAGACTGGTGAGCAAAGGGGATCACCCCAAGCCCCAGTGGCACTAGGAACACTTACAATCTCTGACCTGGACTAAGGCTGCCAGCCTGGCCCAGTTAAGAGTTTCCCAGAAGGATGGCCCATACACTTTAAATTAAAGGGGCCAGACACGTGCACACTACTTCCAGccactctggaagctgaggtggggggatcgcttgagtctgggagttggaggccagcctaggcaggcaacatagtgagaccccatctccaaaaaaacaaaacaaaacaaaacaaaaaaacaccaaaaaagctCCCAGAAAGACCTCTGAATCTTTCTGGATCTCTCAGTGGAGACCTGGAAATCTGAACTTTGACAATCCCTCTCACAGTGGGGCCAAGGAGGAATTAGGCAAGCCAAAAGAAGTGAACTTTACTCTTCTATTGCCTGTTTGAATTTTGTATCCAAGCAAGTGTTACTTAAGTAATTTAAGAGACTGGTTCATCGAAAAAATAAAACTCCCCAAATTCCCATAGCTGGTAGACTGTGGTCACAGCCACAGTGCACTAAGACTATCTGCTCAGCACTTCTGGTGACCCAAAAGGGTCTGAGGACAGGAGCTCAGAGTTGGGTCAGCTGTCCAGGTACTCAGGGTTGTCACAGGCAAAACTGCTGGAACTCAGGGCAGCATTGCAAATGCCACGCCGCTCTCAGGGCCCCTTGCCTGCCGCTGGAATTAAACCCACCCAGATCTTGGAAACTCTGCCCTGGACCCTTCTCAATAAGTCCATGAGAAAtcaaactctttcctttatgcGACACTGGATTTTCCACAAAGTAAAATCAAGATGAGTAAAGATGTGGTTTCTAGATAGTGCCTGAAAAAGCAGAGACCATGGTGTCAGGCGTCACCACTTGGGCCTATAAAAGCTGCCACAAGACGCCAAGGCCACAAGCCACCCAGCCTATGCATCCGCTCCTCAATCCTCTCCTGTTGGCACTGGGCCTCATGGCGCTTTTGTTGACCACGGTCATTGCTCTCACTTGCCTTGGCGGCTTTGCCTCCCCAGGCCCTGTGCCTCCCTCTACAGCCCTCAGGGAGCTCATTGAGGAGCTGGTCAACATCACCCAGAACCAGAAGGTGAGTGTCGGCTAGCCAGGGTCCTAGCTATGAGGGCTCCAGGGTGGGTGATTCCCAAGATGAGGTCATGAGCAGGCTGGGCCTGGTCCTAAGATGCCTGTAGGTCAGGAAAAATCTCCATGGACCAAGGCCCGGCCCAGCCATGAGGGAGAGAGGAGCTGGGCTGGGGGGCTCAGCACTGTGGATGGACCTATGGAGGTGTCTGGCAGACTCCCCAGGGACTACCTGCTCTCCTGGCCTGGCCTTGTCTGCCACTGCCAGCTCCTACTCAGCCATTCCTGAACAGAGGACAGCAGAGAAGGGCCAGCACCCTCCCAGAACCATGTGGCATTTGCCAACTGGATTTTGACCATAACAATGCAGCCATTCTCCCCAGCACCATCATAGGCCCGCCCTTACAGGAGGATTCCTTAGTAGAGTCCGCTCCTTGCCCCACTAGTAACAGCTCACATGTCTGAGCACTGCTTACACCAGGCCTGGTGCACGTGCTTTATGTGTCATTTCATCACTGCCAGCCACCTCAAGAGGCAGGTACGATGAACCCATTCTGCTAAGGTTCAGTGAGGTTAAGTGACAGAGGCTGGATTCAAGCCAGGCCTGGCCAACACCAGAGTGTCCATGCTCCTAACTGCAGTGTTCCCTCACCATCAGAAGGCAGGGCATTTAATACACCAGATCCCCACCGCCTCCCATCTGATTTGTCTTGGTCAACAGTGGCCCAGGCCACTCCTACTTCACTCGTCCCCACCCTGGCCCTTCCCGCAGGCCCCTGTCCTCCTGCCCTGACTATGGCAAGCCTTGCATGCAGCTTGTCCCTTACTAGTggtgtcaatttttttctctcagctcCAAGACCCTAAACAGTGGGACCTCACCCCTATGCCTGCTGTTCAAAGCAGAAAACGAAGCTCAGGAATGCTGAGGGGCTGCCAGGCCTGCCTCTGTGCCACACCAGGGATGCTTGTGGGGCCTGTGCTGGGGCAGACCTGGCCTGGGCTGCCAGGGCAGGCCCACAACCCCTGCCAGCACTCTGCTCACTGTCACTTTGCTCCCACAGGCTCCGCTCTGCAATGGCAGCATGGTATGGAGCATCAACCTGACAGCTGGCATGGTAAGGACCTTTGGGTGCAGGGAGGATGGGGCAGAGGCTCCAGGCCTTGGGCttatcttctctgagcctcccttCCATGGCTGGGGTTCCAAGCAAGCTTCAAGTGCTCTCCTCCCTCCCGCCATAATCTGGCCCCTTCCCGCCCACCACCCAGACTCACCTGCGCCAGGCATCTCAGCCCCATCTTCCTGCAGACTCACAAAAGGCAGCTGCCCAAGCAGGGCCTGACCCCTCGGTGTCCCCTCCCCACAGTACTGTGCAGCCCTGGAATCCCTGATCAACGTGTCAGGCTGCAGTGCCATCGAGAAGACCCAGAGGATGCTGAGCGGATTCTGCCCGCACAAGGTCTCAGCTGGGGTAAGGCATCCCCCACCCTCTCACACCCACCCTGCACCCCCTCCTGCCAACCCTGGGCTCGCTGAAGGGAAGCTGGCTGAATATCCATGGTGTGTGTCCACCCAGGGGTGGGGCCATTGTGGCAGCAGGGACGTGGCCTTCGGGATTTACAGGATCTGGGCTCAAGGGCTCCTAACTCCTACctgggcctcaatttccacaTCTGTACAGTAGAGGTACTAACAGTACCCACCTCATGGGGACTTCCGTGAGGACTGAATGAGACAGTCCCTGGAAAGCCCCTGGTTTGTGCGAGTCGTCCCGGCCTCTGGCGTTCTACTCATGTGCTGACCTCTTTGTCCTGCAGCAGTTTTCCAGCTTGCATGTCCGAGACACCAAAATCGAGGTGGCCCAGTTTGTAAAGGACCTGCTCTTACATTTAAAGAAACTTTTTCGCGAGGGACAGTTCAACTGAAACTTCGAAAGCATCATTATTTGCAGAGACAGGACCTGACTATTGAAGTTgcagattcatttttctttctgatgtcaAAAATGTCTTGGGTAGGCGGGAAGGAGGGTTAGGGAGGGGTAAAATTCCTTAGCTTAGACCTCAGCCTGTGCTGCCCGTCTTCAGCCTAGCCGACCTCAGCCTTCCCCTTGCCCAGGGCTCAGCCTGGTGGGCCTCCTCTGTCCAGGGCCCTGAGCTCGGTGGACCCAGGGATGACATGTCCCTACACCCCTCCCCTGCCCTAGAGCACACTGTAGCATTACAGTGGGTGCCCCCCTTGCCAGACATGTGGTGGGACAGGGACCCACTTCACACACAGGCAACTGAGGCAGACAGCAGCTCAGGCACACTTCTTCTTGGTCTTATTTATTATTGTGTGTTATTTAAATGAGTGTGTTTGTCACCGTTGGGGATTGGGGAAGACTGTGGCTGCTAGCACTTGGAGCCAAGGGTTCAGAGACTCAGGGCCCCAGCACTAAAGCAGTGGACACCAGGAGTCCCTGGTAATAAGTACTGTGTACAGAATTCTGCTACCTCACTGGGGTCCTGGGGCCTCGGAGCCTCATCCGAGGCAGGGTCAGGAGAGGGGCAGAACAGCCGCTCCTGTCTGCCAGCCAGCAGCCAGCTCTCAGCCAACGAgtaatttattgtttttccttgtatttaaatattaaatatgttagcAAAGAGTTAATATATAGAAGGGTACCTTGAACACTGGGGGAGGGGACATTGAACAAGTTGTTTCATTGACTATCAAACTGAAGCCAGAAATAAAGTTGGTGACAGATAGGCCTGATtgtatttgtctttcattttggcCTTTGGGGACACTGGTCTGTGGTCTGAAGACTCTGAGGAGCTCTTCGGGAGGCTGGTGGGTTGGAGGAGGGGACTGGGATGGATTACAGCGAGGGTAGGGTGCAGTGACCTGGGCTGAATGCAAGCTAGCTCCCGAGGGTGGGGACATGGCCTGAAGGAAGCCCCACCTTCTGTCTGCTGCACCAGCAAGGACGGAGAGGCTTGGGCCAGACTGTCAGGGTTCAAGGAGGGCATCAGGAGCAGACGGAGACCCAGGAAGTCTCACAATCACATCTCCTGAGGACTGGCCAGCTGTGTCTGGCACCACCCACACATCCATGTCTCCCTCACAACCCAGGAGGCCGATGAGAACTGTGAGGCTCAGAAAGCGTGGGCGGTTTGCCTAAGGTCACGTAGCTACTTCCTCACTGGGGTCCTGGGGCCTCAGAGCCTCATCTGAGGTAAAGGAGCAAAGTTGGGATTGGGGTCCAAAATTCACTTTAACTCCAAAGCCCACACACTTAACCACCCTGCCTATTTCTGTCCAAATGTCACCTGTCCTGAATGGAGTTTTTCCCCCTGTACAACTGTCATCAACCTGTTCGGGCCCTCTCACTGACAGGCAGGTCCCTACCTATATTTGAGGGGCAGCCCATTGCATTTCTGGACAGCTCTCGCCATTAGGGTGCACACACGCACCACCTCTGTGAACAGGGCTCTGGCTAGGCCACTCCTCAGCAGCTCTTGTTCCTTCCCCATGGCCCTGGTCagcagctggagtgcagagaccaGCGGGCCTTACCAAGCCACAGCTCCAGGCCATGCCCGTCAGCAACACTTTTCACTGTGACTCTCTGGGAGGTGCCCAGGGCAGAGGGTGACTCCAGGATGGGATGCCTTTGCAGTGGGTGATGGTCTTCAAGAACCAGTCTCAAACTTGTAGTGACAGGCAGGTGCCCTCCCTGGGGAGCCCAGAGCCCTATGGGAACACCACAGTGATGCTCAGAAGTCCCTGAAGGCAGCCGCCCTCGACTGCTCATGGCTGTGTCATTCACGCAACAGCAGAGGACGTGGCAGGGAGTTCGCCAGGGGGCTGATGATGGTGGCCAGCTACTCCAGAACCACTCACTTTCCCCAGGGAGAGGCGACGGAAGAAGGCAAACCTGACAGTGCAGGGGGCAGGGGACACTTGGCCTAGAGGAGAGAAGACTGTGGGGGTGAAGAGGGTGATGGTGCAAGAGCTGGGTCTCCAGCAGGCTGTCCCGGGCAGGAGACAGGACCGGCTCTCTGGTGCCAAGCCTATTAAGTCCTGCCACGTTTGCTGAGGAAATACCTGCGGGGGACCACCCCACAGCAGACACCTGGGCTAGTGACAACCAAGACACCACATGCACTCAAGATTTAGCCCCTGAAAGAACTCTGTAGAAACAACAGAGGGTCGGGTTGGGGGAGCTGTATGTCCTCCCTCGGGAGGGCCTCCCCTCTGGAGGTGAGCAGTGGCTGCTTCCGCAAAGGACGAGAGAGTCTTGGAAGCcaggggaggtgggtgggagtCAGGGTCTCGGCATTCTTCTCCATCCAGAGCCTAGGGTTTAAGGCTGGAAGGATATTTACGGAGGGTAATGACTTTGTAAACAAGACCTAGAAATCTATCTCCCAGTAGCATCATCTTTGACCCATGTCCTCTCTGCCCAGCCAAAGTATTGCCCTGCCTATCCAGAAAGATGGAAACCCTTCCAGTGAAATTCCACGTGACTCCCTCAAGAACAAAGACTGGAATTGAGGCTGATGTGGGGCAAGGTTCCTCGGGATCCTCCAAGGCCGTGCTCTGAGCCACACATTCAGGACAGCCTGCGAGGCAGGTGCACAGTGCGGATGGCCGTCCCGGGCCCCACTAGGGGTCTGCAGCTCGCCACTTCCTCAGCCACCGCCGAGCTCCTGTCCCTCACACCTTCCAGGCTGCTCCCCAGGAAGGGGGACCTGTGGTCACTGGCAGTGTGCCCTGGGCTGGAGAGGGCGTGGGGCTCTCCAGGGATGAGTGACACCTTACTGAGCCACAGAACCAAGCTGCAGCTGGTGGCGACAGGGAAGGGGCCCTGTCAGGaatgagaaaggaagacagaacaAGGTAGGTAAGTGTCAGCACTGCAACTGTGGCTGGGAACCTCCCTCCCTGGGGACTGAGCCCTGGTGGTGTTTGCTGGGAGTTTTCTCTAACCACGTGGCCTAAGTTCTTTCATAAACAAGGCAAGCCCTCAGCAGGACTCAGAGAGAAGGGGGTTGAGAAGGGAGAAGAGTGCTTGGTGAGTGGGAGGAAGATGCTGGCCATGGGGCCCAGGGCGGGGAGCCCCTTGGCACCTCGGGAACCCCAGCCCAGGAGGTTTCACTGGAAGAGAGGCTGGGCTTGAGTGAGAAGTGAGACACACGCGAGTTTCCGGTGAACTCGGCACCAAACACCTCAGTTTGCTGCTCAGATGAGGTGTCAGAAAATGCTCCCAGTCACTTGGCAGGTTTCTCCGAGGCTGGCCCCCTGTCCTGCGCAGGACGAGAAGGAGCAGGCCCCAAGGGGACCAGGCCCGCATCTTATTTCCTTGTGACCGAGGCAGCAGCTTGAAGCCTGGCCTTCACCTGGCCCAGCGGCTTATCGCTTTTTCATTAGGGTCAAAGAGAAATGTCTTCTGCCTATGCCCTTCATCTAGCTGGTGCATTGTAACACACTCCAAACCTGTTTCCCACTTCGCCTGCCTCCCTTCTAAGAAGGTCCGGCTGGGGCCAGGCTGACTATGTTCCAGACAGGACAGCCTGGCCAGGGACACACTGGCCAGCTCCTATCTGGCCTTTCTAGGGGTCCAAGCTGGGGTCAGGACTGGTGGCTGTCTCCTCAGCTACCCTCCCCCACACTCATAAAGCCCCATTATCTTCATTCATTTCTCAGCTCCACCCAAAAGCAAGAGGGCAAGGGTTTGCAACAAACTTTCCCAGATCAACTGATTTCTCGGCAGCAAGGGAGGGCCCCATGACAAAGCCATTTGAAATCCCAGAAGCAATTTTCTACTTACGACCTCACTTTCTGTTGctgtctctcccttcccctctgctATACCTTTTCTTGGGGAAAGTGATTCTCTCACAGCGTCGTTCAGAAACACCCCCAGCCATGTGCTGCCTGCCTGGGCAGACGCTGCTGTGTGGTCAGAGGTGACGCAGGCACCAAAATTAAATATAGCAACTCTCGTCAGCTCCACTCTCTGCATCACTGTGGACAACTGTGCGGGGGCTGGACACCATTTCCCCAAACCCTCAAGGGAGGAAGGCCCAAGCCACCGATGGCATCCCCTGTAGACCCACAGCCCGATGGCCTGTTGGCCACACAGTCCACAactccctgcccagcccagggccCTGTGCCAGAGGAGCTGTGGTGATGCCACATTGGAAAAGGCaatttttatttactcttcttTCTTCTGATCTGTTTCCCACATTTTCTATAATGAGCATGCATTCATTTTCCAATGGGAGACAaggataaatttcatttttaaaaagcaaaaagaacatgaACGTGATGTCTGCTCCATGGAGGATGTGGACCGAGACAGGCCAGTGAGGAGACCTGGTTGCAGCATCCCCCGGCTGGACCAGCACCAGCACCCCTCAGACCAGCCTAAGTCCTCCCTGGGGAGCCGGCCCTCTCGGGAGAGGAGGTGGGGGTCTGCAGGGGCCTGCAAGGCAGCCCCTCAGCCAGACAGGACTAGCACCGCTCCTCCCATGGGTTGGGCACTCTTGGACCCATCAGATCCCACATTGCCAAAGACAGAGGAAGGTGCTGCCTTCTTGGGGGTCTTCACTAGGCCCTGGCCTGCCAGGGCACAGGAGCCAGCGGGAGTGGGAAGGGAAAGGGTAGGCCGCCCATCTAGCTCTGAGGCTGAAGTGACATTAACACTATGGGGACAGATGGAGCATTCCTGCAGACTCCTCAGCAGCTCTGCCTCTCTTGGGAGAAGGACCTTCCACCTGCTTCTGAAAGGCAAGAGAAGCCAACAGCCTGCAGAGCTACTTCCCCACAGCTCCGCAAAGCGGAGTCTATGCCACTGCCTGCCAGCCTCGTTTCTCTCCTCCCCTCGGTCCCTGTGCCCTTGGATGGGGCCCTCCATGTGTCTGTGCTCTGggccccatcccctcccctctcaGGAACACAGGCAGAGCATATAGCCGGGGGCTCAGGGTGAAACTAGTCCCAGCTTCAAGCCCCAGCTGTGTCCCTGACTTCTAGTGTTGTTACTTCAGCCACGTCTCAGTGGCTCCGTGGAAATGGAgctccactcattcattcaacaagtatggATTGAGGCCTTGCCTGGGTGCCAGACCCTGCTCTAGGTGCTGGGGGTCCACTAAACAAAACAAGGTTGCTTCTAGCAGGGAGACAGAATAAGCCAACGAGAGAACACTCAGTGTGTCGGGCGGTGGTAGCCGCTACCGTGGGAAATAGAACAGTCCGGGGCTGCACAGCAGGGAGAGTGCTGTGTTATGCGAGGAGGTTGGAGAAATCCTCCCCATGAGATAAGATGGGAACAGAGATCGGGACGAAACAAGGGGAGGGGACACCCATGCACAGATCGGGGCAAAGTCATCAAGGGAAAGGGAACTGCAGGTGCTAAGGTCTTGAGCAAGAGCGAGCTGGGGATGCCCTTCCCAGCACTCACGGGTGGCCCTCGGGCTGGAGCAGAGGCCACGGCAAGGGCAGCAGGAGCCCAGCAGGGCCTCAGAGGCCAGGACCGGGCTTCATTCTAAGTGGAATGGAGTGATGTGGTCTGACTCACAT
The genomic region above belongs to Homo sapiens chromosome 5, GRCh38.p14 Primary Assembly and contains:
- the IL13 gene encoding interleukin-13 isoform 1 precursor (isoform 1 precursor is encoded by transcript variant 1), translated to MHPLLNPLLLALGLMALLLTTVIALTCLGGFASPGPVPPSTALRELIEELVNITQNQKAPLCNGSMVWSINLTAGMYCAALESLINVSGCSAIEKTQRMLSGFCPHKVSAGQFSSLHVRDTKIEVAQFVKDLLLHLKKLFREGQFN
- the IL13 gene encoding interleukin-13 isoform b (isoform b is encoded by transcript variant 4), which encodes MVWSINLTAGMYCAALESLINVSGCSAIEKTQRMLSGFCPHKVSAGQFSSLHVRDTKIEVAQFVKDLLLHLKKLFREGQFN